In Acidimicrobiia bacterium, one genomic interval encodes:
- a CDS encoding adenylosuccinate synthase codes for MPGTVIVGTHWGDEGKGRFTDYLAKESALVVRYQAGHNAGHTIVVDGEVFKLQLVPSGILHPYVTPVIGNGVVVDPKVLISELDMLAARGVDISQLKLSGNAHLIMPYHQELDRVTERFLGKNALGTTKRGIGPAYADKALRVGLRVQDLLDPKIFKQKLELALREKNGLLAKVYNRLPMSADEICEQYLGMAPRLEPFITDTVHLLHDAIDAGQRVLFEGAQATFLDLDHGTYPYVTSSNPVAGAVCAGAGVGPRAIDRVVGIVKAYTSRVGAGPFPSELPEGNAVGDTIVERGGEYGTNTGRRRRVGWLDAVMLRHAVRLNTCSEIAITNLDVLSGLDELKVCVAYQGDDGTRYEHVPYHQSVLHKVTPVLETLTAWGSDIEGARMIDDLPAAARDYVRFVESMAGVPVSFTSVGPDRAQTVVLPA; via the coding sequence ATGCCGGGCACGGTGATCGTCGGCACCCACTGGGGCGACGAAGGCAAGGGCCGCTTTACCGATTATCTCGCCAAGGAGAGCGCGCTCGTCGTGCGCTACCAGGCGGGGCACAACGCCGGCCACACGATCGTCGTCGACGGTGAGGTGTTCAAGCTCCAGCTCGTTCCGAGTGGGATCCTGCACCCCTACGTGACGCCCGTCATCGGCAACGGGGTGGTCGTCGACCCCAAGGTGCTCATTTCCGAGCTCGACATGCTCGCGGCGCGAGGCGTCGACATCAGCCAGCTCAAGCTGTCGGGCAACGCGCACCTGATCATGCCGTACCACCAGGAGCTCGACCGCGTCACCGAACGGTTCCTCGGCAAGAACGCGCTCGGCACCACGAAGCGCGGGATCGGGCCCGCGTACGCCGACAAGGCGCTGCGCGTGGGGCTGCGCGTGCAGGACCTCCTCGACCCCAAGATCTTCAAGCAGAAGCTCGAGCTCGCGTTGCGGGAGAAGAACGGCCTGCTCGCGAAGGTCTACAACCGCCTCCCGATGTCGGCCGACGAGATCTGCGAGCAGTACCTCGGCATGGCGCCGCGCCTCGAGCCGTTCATCACCGATACGGTCCACTTGCTCCACGACGCGATCGACGCCGGGCAGCGCGTGCTCTTCGAGGGCGCGCAGGCAACGTTCCTCGACCTCGACCACGGCACGTACCCCTACGTCACGTCGTCGAACCCGGTTGCAGGCGCGGTGTGCGCGGGTGCGGGAGTGGGACCGCGCGCGATCGACCGCGTTGTCGGCATCGTGAAGGCGTACACCAGCCGAGTCGGGGCCGGGCCGTTCCCCAGCGAGTTGCCGGAAGGCAACGCCGTCGGCGACACGATCGTGGAACGCGGCGGTGAGTACGGCACCAACACGGGTCGGCGGCGGCGCGTCGGCTGGCTCGACGCGGTGATGCTCCGTCACGCGGTACGGCTCAACACGTGCAGCGAGATCGCCATCACGAACCTCGACGTGCTGTCGGGTCTCGACGAGCTCAAGGTGTGCGTCGCCTACCAGGGCGACGACGGCACGCGCTACGAGCACGTCCCGTACCACCAGTCGGTGCTGCACAAGGTCACACCGGTGCTCGAGACGCTGACCGCTTGGGGTTCCGATATCGAGGGCGCGCGTATGATCGACGACCTTCCCGCCGCGGCGCGCGATTACGTCCGCTTCGTGGAGTCGATGGCCGGTGTGCCGGTATCGTTCACCTCCGTCGGCCCCGACCGCGCCCAAACCGTCGTTCTGCCGGCATGA
- the purD gene encoding phosphoribosylamine--glycine ligase — translation MRFLVVGNGGREHALVWGLQRSASATEVFAAPGNAGIAESALCFPVNPLDPSAVAQLADDLGVDVVVVAADRQLVNGVADAVRARGILAFGPNSDGARLEGSKTWMKELLSGAGVPTARYGSFDDEARAVAFLDSLAPPYVVKADGLAEGKGVLVTESRSDAHDAVRAYLSGEAFGDAGRTLVIEEGLTGPEISLLVICNGDPDAARPLAPAQDFKRIGEGDTGPNTGGMGAYSPVPVAPQPVVDDVMERAVLPTLGQLASRGIDYRGVLYAQMMLTADGPKVIEYNVRFGDPEAQALMPRFSGDFADLVHRAAAGLGELDSKSVDDACVAVALACEGYPVSPRTGDVISGLDDEAVKSVTVFHAGTKREGDEFVTAGGRVLYVSALGATISEARGRAYVAAEKIRWPGVYYRRDIAADA, via the coding sequence ATGAGATTTCTGGTAGTTGGTAACGGCGGGCGTGAGCACGCGCTCGTCTGGGGGTTGCAGCGCTCCGCGAGCGCGACCGAGGTGTTCGCCGCTCCGGGGAATGCGGGTATCGCCGAGTCGGCGCTGTGCTTCCCGGTGAATCCGCTCGATCCGTCCGCGGTCGCGCAGCTTGCCGACGATCTCGGTGTCGACGTGGTGGTGGTCGCTGCCGACCGTCAGCTCGTCAACGGCGTGGCCGACGCCGTGCGCGCACGCGGCATCCTCGCGTTCGGTCCCAACTCCGACGGTGCCCGCCTCGAAGGCTCGAAGACGTGGATGAAGGAGTTGCTCAGTGGGGCGGGCGTGCCAACGGCGCGTTACGGGTCCTTCGACGACGAGGCGCGCGCGGTCGCGTTTCTCGACTCACTTGCTCCGCCCTACGTGGTGAAAGCCGATGGCCTTGCCGAGGGCAAAGGCGTGCTCGTCACCGAATCGCGCTCCGACGCGCACGACGCGGTGCGCGCCTATCTCTCGGGCGAGGCCTTCGGCGACGCGGGCCGTACGCTCGTCATCGAAGAGGGACTCACCGGCCCGGAGATCTCGTTGCTCGTGATCTGCAACGGCGATCCCGACGCGGCGCGCCCGCTCGCGCCCGCACAAGACTTCAAACGCATCGGAGAGGGCGACACCGGCCCGAACACCGGAGGGATGGGTGCGTACTCACCGGTGCCGGTCGCACCGCAGCCAGTGGTCGACGACGTGATGGAGCGAGCGGTGCTGCCAACACTCGGCCAACTCGCGTCGCGCGGCATCGACTACCGCGGCGTGCTCTATGCACAGATGATGCTCACCGCCGACGGTCCCAAGGTCATCGAGTACAACGTGCGCTTCGGCGATCCGGAAGCGCAGGCGCTCATGCCGCGATTCTCCGGCGACTTCGCGGATCTCGTGCACCGCGCGGCAGCAGGCCTTGGCGAGCTGGACTCCAAGTCGGTCGACGATGCGTGCGTCGCGGTCGCGCTCGCCTGCGAGGGGTACCCGGTATCTCCGCGCACCGGAGACGTCATCAGCGGTCTCGACGACGAGGCTGTGAAATCAGTCACGGTGTTCCACGCGGGTACCAAGCGCGAAGGTGACGAGTTCGTGACCGCGGGCGGGCGGGTGCTCTACGTCAGCGCCTTGGGCGCCACGATCAGTGAGGCGCGCGGACGGGCCTACGTGGCGGCTGAGAAGATCCGGTGGCCGGGCGTGTACTACCGCCGCGACATCGCCGCGGACGCGTAG
- the purB gene encoding adenylosuccinate lyase, which yields MIDRYAPPEIADLFTDEARFRTWLEVEILACEAWAKLGVVPPADVAAIRERADFDLEAIRAREAVTDHETAAFVDVVQERIGGPAAKWLHYGLTSYDVVDTAMAVTLVRACDLILGAVDQLEGAIVARAREHRDTPMAGRTHGIHAEPITFGSKLALWALQLRRDRVRLERARESVAVGKVSGAVGSYSNVDPQVEAYVCEQLGLRPAPSTQVIARDRHAELLYACASLGASIESFALEVRHLQRTEVGEAQEPFATGAQKGSSAMPHKRNPWRSEQLCGLARVLRGNVQAGLENVALWHERDMSHSSVERIVLTDSLILAYYMTGRFRGIVEGLVVHPERMRENLDASHGLVFSEAVLLALVESGLARDDAYRLVQQAATRTWEQRRPFRGVLAEDSEITAHLSAERLDDCFDLRRAVAHATRAVDALDEMEETQRRRGRTPGTPERSRPDMEEATDS from the coding sequence TTGATAGACCGCTATGCGCCCCCCGAGATCGCCGATCTCTTCACCGACGAGGCCCGCTTCCGCACATGGCTGGAGGTGGAGATCCTCGCCTGCGAGGCCTGGGCCAAGCTCGGGGTGGTCCCGCCCGCCGACGTCGCCGCCATCCGCGAGCGGGCCGATTTCGATCTCGAGGCGATCCGGGCCCGCGAGGCGGTCACCGATCACGAGACCGCGGCGTTCGTCGACGTGGTGCAGGAGCGCATCGGTGGGCCGGCCGCGAAATGGCTGCACTACGGCCTCACGTCGTACGACGTCGTCGACACTGCGATGGCCGTCACGCTCGTACGCGCGTGCGATCTCATTCTCGGCGCGGTCGACCAGCTCGAAGGCGCGATCGTGGCGCGCGCACGCGAACACCGCGACACCCCGATGGCGGGACGTACGCACGGTATCCATGCCGAGCCGATCACGTTCGGGAGCAAGCTCGCGCTCTGGGCATTGCAGCTCCGCCGCGACCGTGTCCGCCTCGAACGTGCACGTGAGTCGGTTGCCGTCGGCAAGGTGTCGGGTGCGGTGGGTTCGTACTCGAACGTCGACCCGCAGGTCGAGGCGTATGTGTGCGAGCAGCTTGGGCTCCGACCCGCGCCGTCCACGCAGGTGATCGCGCGCGATCGTCACGCCGAACTGCTCTACGCGTGCGCCTCGCTCGGCGCGTCGATCGAGTCGTTCGCTCTCGAAGTGCGGCATCTCCAGCGCACCGAGGTCGGCGAGGCCCAGGAACCGTTTGCCACGGGCGCGCAGAAGGGTTCGAGCGCGATGCCGCACAAGCGCAACCCGTGGCGCTCCGAGCAGCTCTGCGGCCTCGCGCGAGTTCTCCGGGGCAACGTGCAGGCTGGGCTCGAGAACGTCGCGCTGTGGCACGAGCGCGACATGTCGCACTCGTCGGTCGAACGCATCGTGCTCACCGACTCGTTGATCCTCGCCTACTACATGACCGGCCGGTTCCGCGGCATCGTCGAAGGTCTCGTCGTGCACCCGGAGCGGATGCGCGAGAACCTCGACGCGTCGCACGGCCTCGTGTTCAGCGAAGCCGTGCTCCTTGCTCTGGTGGAGTCGGGTCTCGCGCGCGACGACGCGTACCGCTTGGTGCAGCAGGCTGCAACGCGCACGTGGGAACAGCGGCGCCCGTTCCGCGGGGTACTCGCGGAAGATTCGGAGATCACCGCGCACCTTTCAGCCGAGCGGCTCGACGACTGTTTCGACTTGCGTCGCGCGGTCGCGCACGCAACCCGCGCGGTCGACGCACTCGACGAGATGGAGGAGACGCAGCGGAGGCGTGGGCGGACGCCCGGGACGCCGGAGCGGAGTCGACCCGACATGGAGGAGGCCACCGACTCGTGA
- a CDS encoding phosphoribosylaminoimidazolesuccinocarboxamide synthase, which yields MSHVALPHHYTGKVRELYEVGYDRMLVVASDRISVFDVVLGDTIPDKGRVLTGLSAFWFDTTASIVPNHLVSADPTDFPETAGPDVAGRAMLVRAARPVRIECVARGYLFGSAWQDYQQTGSVQGRAIPAGLARAERLPTPIFTPTTKAEEGHDLPLSDADAAALVGDERFEQLRDLTLRVYEFGAELAASRGLILADTKLEFGTIDDQLLVIDEMLTPDSSRYWPADEYTVGGSPPSFDKQYVRDYYLSIGWKREPPAPPLPAAVIEATRSKYVEAYELVTGVSFDEWHGAEQS from the coding sequence GTGAGCCATGTCGCGCTGCCCCATCACTACACGGGGAAGGTTCGCGAGCTCTACGAGGTCGGGTACGACCGCATGCTGGTGGTCGCGTCCGATCGCATCTCGGTGTTCGACGTGGTGCTCGGCGACACGATCCCCGACAAGGGCCGAGTGCTCACGGGGCTCTCGGCGTTCTGGTTCGACACAACCGCGTCGATCGTGCCGAACCACCTCGTGTCGGCCGACCCCACGGACTTTCCGGAGACCGCCGGCCCGGATGTCGCGGGCCGGGCCATGCTCGTGCGCGCGGCGCGCCCGGTGCGGATCGAATGTGTCGCGCGCGGCTACCTGTTCGGATCGGCATGGCAGGATTATCAGCAGACAGGCTCCGTGCAGGGGCGCGCGATCCCGGCCGGTCTCGCTCGAGCCGAACGGTTGCCTACGCCGATCTTCACACCAACCACGAAGGCCGAGGAAGGTCACGACCTGCCGCTCTCCGACGCCGACGCTGCCGCGCTCGTGGGCGACGAGCGGTTCGAGCAGCTCCGCGACCTCACGTTGCGCGTGTACGAGTTCGGCGCGGAGCTCGCGGCGTCACGCGGGTTGATCCTCGCCGATACCAAGCTCGAGTTCGGCACCATCGACGACCAGCTGCTCGTGATCGACGAGATGCTCACCCCGGATTCGTCCCGCTACTGGCCGGCCGATGAGTACACAGTGGGTGGCTCGCCTCCTTCGTTCGACAAGCAGTACGTGCGCGATTACTACCTCTCGATCGGGTGGAAGCGCGAGCCACCGGCGCCGCCACTGCCTGCAGCCGTGATCGAAGCGACGCGCTCGAAGTACGTGGAGGCCTACGAGCTCGTCACCGGCGTCAGCTTCGACGAGTGGCACGGAGCAGAGCAGTCATGA
- the purS gene encoding phosphoribosylformylglycinamidine synthase subunit PurS: protein MRFEARIDVAHLPGVLDPQGATVERALPALGYTNVSEVTIAKTIRLVLDAPSVDAAQEQVDEMCKRLLANPVIEQYTIAITKLVSV, encoded by the coding sequence ATGAGATTCGAGGCCCGCATCGACGTCGCCCACCTCCCCGGTGTGCTCGACCCGCAGGGCGCAACGGTCGAGCGGGCGTTGCCGGCCCTCGGGTACACCAACGTGAGTGAGGTGACGATCGCGAAGACGATCCGGCTGGTGCTCGACGCGCCGTCCGTCGACGCCGCACAGGAGCAGGTCGACGAGATGTGCAAGCGACTGCTCGCGAACCCGGTGATCGAGCAGTACACGATCGCGATCACCAAGTTGGTATCGGTATGA
- the purQ gene encoding phosphoribosylformylglycinamidine synthase subunit PurQ produces the protein MRVGVVLFPGTNCELDVAWAVEQLGGEADMLWHADATVRGVDAVVVPGGFAHGDYLRTGAIARFSPVMDAVTEFAAAGGPVVGICNGFQVLTEAGLLPGALQKNVGLTFLCETVELRVETSASVLTGLAAPGDVLRVPINHFEGNYVCDPDTLRRLREEDRVVFRYVRNPNGSLDDIAGIANEGGNVVGLMPHPERASSALIGSDDGLVLLRSLLTAASDTRALSA, from the coding sequence GTGCGGGTCGGAGTCGTGCTCTTTCCCGGTACCAACTGCGAGCTCGACGTTGCCTGGGCCGTCGAGCAGCTCGGCGGGGAGGCGGACATGCTCTGGCACGCCGACGCGACCGTCCGCGGAGTCGACGCCGTCGTCGTGCCCGGCGGGTTCGCGCACGGCGACTACCTGCGAACCGGTGCCATCGCGCGGTTCTCGCCGGTGATGGACGCGGTCACGGAGTTCGCCGCCGCCGGTGGCCCGGTCGTCGGCATCTGCAACGGGTTCCAGGTGCTCACCGAAGCAGGGCTGCTGCCGGGCGCGCTCCAGAAGAACGTCGGGCTCACGTTCCTGTGCGAGACGGTGGAGCTCCGCGTGGAGACCAGCGCGTCGGTGCTCACCGGGCTGGCCGCGCCGGGCGACGTGCTCCGCGTGCCGATCAACCACTTCGAGGGCAACTACGTGTGCGACCCCGACACGCTCCGCCGTCTGCGTGAAGAAGACCGCGTGGTGTTCCGCTACGTGCGCAATCCCAACGGCAGCCTCGACGACATCGCCGGGATTGCCAACGAGGGCGGCAACGTCGTCGGCCTCATGCCGCATCCCGAGCGCGCCAGCAGCGCGCTCATCGGCTCCGACGACGGTTTGGTGTTGCTGCGTTCGCTGCTCACAGCGGCCTCTGACACTCGCGCCCTCAGCGCGTGA